The Arachis ipaensis cultivar K30076 chromosome B03, Araip1.1, whole genome shotgun sequence region GTGGATTCAGGATGCTTTTCATTTTAAATAGAATCTTTTATGTTATATTATACACATGTGACTAATTATATATATGATCTGTGATATTCAGGCTAGAAAGAATCTGGTTAGCATATTTCAAAGTGTTGTGAATGAGAGGAGAAAGGAGAAGTTAGAAAATCCAAACAAAACAGCAAAAGATATGTTGGATCAACTGATTGATGCTGAAGACGAGAACGGTAGGAAATTGGCTGATGATGAAGTGATTGACATTATGATAATGTATTTGAATGCTGGACATGAATCTTCTGGACACACTACCATGTGGGCTACTTTGATCCTTCAACAGCACCCTCAGTATTTCCAAAAGGCTAAGCAAGAACAGGAAGAGATAGTGAAGCGGAGGCCACCAAATCAGAAGGGTATGACAATGAAGGAATATAGGCAGATGGATTTCCTCTCTAAGGCAATTGATGAAACTATGCGCTATATTACCTTCTCTTTAATGACATTCCGGGAGGCAAAGCGTGATGTCAAACTGAATGGTTAGTTCCAATtgtttttgtaaattttttttttgttctaattgttattattattttctagataCTTGTAAGAATGATGAAGAGTGATGAATTTGTTTCGTTTTGATACATATGGTGTAGGTTTTCTTATTCCCGAAGGTTGGAAGGTTTTTGTTTGGTATAGGGCTATTCACCAAGACCCTCAAGTTTATCCTAATCCAAGGATATTTGATCCTTCAAGATTTGATGTAAGTAGTATATAGTAGTATCCTTTATAATATTTTTGTACATCCGATGGtcaaataagatttaaatttgttatttttgtttgatATATAGGCCCCCCGCAAGGCTGGTGAATTTCTGCCATTTGGGTTGGGAACAAGACTCTGCCCTGGGAATGAGCTTGCCAAATTGGAAATCACAGTGTTTCTTCATCACTTTCTGCTGAACTACAAGTAATGTTTTTTCTTCACTACTGTTATTTTTATCGATCGCTACATACTTTAGTTGATGATGTAACTAATAATACTGTTTTTTTTTGTTGGCACAGGCTTGAGCATACAAATCCAAATGCTCCCATAATGTTCCTTCCTCATACAAGGCCCGTGGACAATTGCTTGGCTAGAGTTGTCAGACTTACGCCTTATTCCAATTAGCTATGAAGGGATCATTATATATATGCTATGTtatgtttttcttttccttttcgttTCGGTTGGACTCCTGAAATAAAGAAGTCAATGGTGTAGAAGTTGTAATGTGTGCTCCTATTAGTCTTAAAGACTTATCTTTGTGTGTTAGTTTGTGGCCTTATTATGCCGGATGATGCatgattaataataataatgtatttTATATTTGGTGTCTATTTTTTTGTGATATTATATGCTCCTGCTCCcaatttatttttatgaactgtTATAAAGTTTTAGTTcagatttaaaattatattttttttaaataaacatttGACTTTGTTAATAAGATAAACAAACAAATAGTAACTAAGAATCCTCGATGATCTTTTTCTTCAATTCCCATTAAAAGGAATAGTAATAGTTATATTGAGAAATATTACGTGAGGGTAACGCATGCATTTCAGTAACTTGGAGATTAAATATTGTTGGTTTTGGTGATAGTGTATCGTCTATATTCAAATCATCTTACTATATTTCTTTATAAACAGTGATTTCCCGAAATCATTTTCTTACCACAAAAATATTTCCCCCAAATTTTCCAAATTATTcatttagtaaaatttttaatcaaatttatttttttaaaaatttaaataagtcAGATTAGTTAAAAACTTAATTTGCCAAATTGGAAATCGCAGTTTTTCTTCATCACTTTCTAAAAAATTAAAACGAATCTAAATTGGTAATGAAAAAAATTGGTCCTTCCTCACTTCTGACCAGTTTTGAGTTTTGCAGTGATTTTGATTCTAAGATATTATTGGCTTGCATTGGGTTTTCGTGTTGAAATTTGGAGATTATGGAGGTCTCTATAGTTGNNNNNNNNNNNNNNNNCTTTAATTTGtgacttttttgttatttttttttaaatctatatctttttttctttttttttttcctttttatatctGATCTTGTTATAGCTGATTTTGGAGTAGCAATTTTAATTGTACAATGAATGATTGGCTTGGTAtcgtattttgtttttaatttattctgGGTTGTTTGTGCTTCTTTtcagataaaatttttaattctttCTCGATACTAGAGTAGAGTGCATGGTGGTGGCGAAAAGAAGAGTTGGAGATGGGTGAGGTAGAGTTATAGTTACGAGATAGTTTGATTAATAAAGAtggtttgaaaattttaaataattttttaaaaattaagagCAAAATCTATTTGGNNNNNNNNNNNNNNNNNNNNNNNNNNNNNNNNNNNNNNNNNNNNNNNNNNNNNNNNNNNNNNNNNNNNNNNNNNNNNNNNNNNNNNNNNNNNNNNNNNNNNNNNNNNNNNNNNNNNNNNNNNNNNNNNNNNNNNNNNNNNNNNNNNNNNNNNNNNNNNNNNNNNNNNNNNNNNNNNNNNNNNNNNNNNNNNNNNNNNNNNNNNNNNNNNNNNNNNNNNNNNNNNNNNNNNNNNNNNNNNNNNNNNNNNNNNNNNNNNNNNNNNNNNNNNNNNNNNNNNNNNNNNNNNNNNNNNNNNNNNNNNNNNNNNNNNNNNNNNNNNNNNNNNNNNNNNNNNNNNNNNNNNNNNNNNNNNNNNNNNNNNNNNNNNNNNNNNNNNNNNNNNNNNNNNNNNNNNNNNNNNNNNNNNNNNNNNNNNNNNNNNNNNNNNNNNNNNNNNNNNNNNNNNNNNNNNNNNNNNNNNNNNNNNNNNNNNNNNNNNNNNNNNNNNNNNNNNNNNNNNNNNNNNNNNNNNNNNNNNNNNNNNNNNNNNNNNNNNNNNNNNNNNNNNNNNNNNNNNNNNNNNNNNNNNNNNNNNNNNNNNNNNNNNNNNNNNNNNNNNNNNNNNNNNNNNNNNNNNNNNNNNNNNNNNNNNNNNNNNNNNNNNNNNNNNNNNNNNNNNNNNNNNNNNNNNNNNNNNNNNNNNNNNNNNNNNNNNNNNNNNNNNNNNNNNNNNNNNNNNNNNNNNNNNNNNNNNNNNNNNNNNNNNNNNNNNNNNNNNNNNNNNNNNNNNNNNNNNNNNNNNNNNNNNNNNNNNNNNNNNNNNNNNNNNNNNNNNNNNNNNNNNNNNNNNNNNNNNNNNNNNNNNNNNNNNNNNNNNNNNNNNNNNNNNNNNNNNNNNNNNNNNNNNNNNNNNNNNNNNNNNNNNNNNNNNNNNNNNNNNNNNNNNNNNNNNNNNNNNNNNNNNNNNNNNNNNNNNNNNNNNNNNNNNNNNNNNNNNNNNNNNNNNNNNNNNNNNNNNNNNNNNNNNNNNNNNNNNNNNNN contains the following coding sequences:
- the LOC107631570 gene encoding ent-kaurenoic acid oxidase 2-like, translated to MVVLSLSAGVVTALVGAVLVVTLIVKNVNWFLYEAKLGAKRNLLPPGDLGLPFVGNMWSFLSAYKSPNPETFINSFYSRYGKTGMYKSLMFGSPGIIVTTPELSRKILTDDENFKLGWPRSTIELVGEKSFIAMGDEDHKRLRRLTSASINGLEPLSMYLAFMDELMKNELEKWSKMGQIELLTELRRLTFKIIIHIFLGASSTSVMEALEKEYTKLNYGMRALRIDLPGFAFHKAFKARKNLVSIFQSVVNERRKEKLENPNKTAKDMLDQLIDAEDENGRKLADDEVIDIMIMYLNAGHESSGHTTMWATLILQQHPQYFQKAKQEQEEIVKRRPPNQKGMTMKEYRQMDFLSKAIDETMRYITFSLMTFREAKRDVKLNGFLIPEGWKVFVWYRAIHQDPQVYPNPRIFDPSRFDAPRKAGEFLPFGLGTRLCPGNELAKLEITVFLHHFLLNYKLEHTNPNAPIMFLPHTRPVDNCLARVVRLTPYSN